A single region of the Salvia miltiorrhiza cultivar Shanhuang (shh) chromosome 8, IMPLAD_Smil_shh, whole genome shotgun sequence genome encodes:
- the LOC131001270 gene encoding uncharacterized protein LOC131001270 — MALHRLTSKFIINGSHTLLNNAWFCRGFVSATAPSHKEKIDKETCEKIIETAETVKDGSKDVVKEVKRVGEAITEKVTNATGNMVADAAKKGFERAAETADTKKSKDLLDTGKVVAEALKEKVEKKD; from the exons atggcACTTCACCGGCTAACTTCCAAATTCATAATCAATGGATCACACACATTGCTCAACAATGCATGGTTTTGCAGAGGATTTGTCTCTGCCACAGCGCCATCTCACAAA GAGAAAATTGATAAAGAGACGTGCGAGAAGATCATAGAAACAGCGGAAACGGTGAAAGATGGGTCGAAAGATGTGGTTAAGGAAGTCAAGCGCGTCGGCGAAGCTATCACCGAAAAGGTCACCAACGCTACCGGAAAT ATGGTGGCGGATGCGGCCAAGAAGGGATTTGAACGCGCGGCGGAGACAGCGGACACTAAAAAAAGCAAAGATTTGTTAGACACAGGCAAAGTCGTCGCCGAAGCTTTAAAGGAAAAGGTCGAAAAAAAGGATTAA
- the LOC131001272 gene encoding inosine triphosphate pyrophosphatase: MMAAAGGGRAAVLSQPVTFVTGNAKKLEEVRAILGNSIPFRSLKLDLPELQGEPEEISREKARLAAKEVDGPVLVEDTCLCFNALKGLPGPYIKWFLQKIDHEGLNNLLMAYDDKSAYALCIFSLAIGPNADPITFLGKTPGKIVPPRGPTDFGWDPVFQPDGYDQTYAEMPKEEKNKISHRYRALAQVKSYFAEAKYAFLSES; the protein is encoded by the exons ATGATGGCGGCGGCTGGTGGCGGTAGGGCGGCGGTGCTGTCTCAGCCGGTGACATTCGTAACAGGCAACGCCAAGAAGCTCGAAGAAGTTCGCGCAATTCTCGGCAACTCGATCCCCTTTCGTTCGCTTAAACTTGATT TGCCAGAGTTACAAGGCGAGCCTGAGGAGATTTCTAGAGAAAAGGCTCGATTAGCTGCGAAAGAG GTAGACGGGCCCGTGCTGGTGGAGGATACTTGTCTCTGTTTCAATGCTCTCAAGGGTCTACCTG GGCCTTACAT CAAGTGGTTTCTGCAGAAGATTGATCATGAAG GTCTGAATAATTTGTTGATGGCATATGACGATAAATCTGCTTATGCTCTCTGTATATTCTCTCTCGCTATTGGGCCAAATGCAGATCCAATAACTTTTTTGGGGAAGACTCCG GGAAAGATAGTTCCTCCTAGGGGACCGACTGATTTTGGATGGGATCCAGTTTTCCAACCTGATGGATATGACCAAAC TTATGCCGAGATGCCCAAGGAAGAGAAGAACAAGATTTCTCACCGTTACAGGGCCCTTGCACAGGTTAAATCATACTTTGCTGAGGCTAAATACGCTTTCCTGTCCGAATCCTAA